The Prochlorococcus sp. MIT 1341 genomic interval AGGTCCTTCTTATTTGGCAGGGACTCGGCTACTACAGGAGAGCTCATAGTATTCATAGAGCATCAATGAATTTAAAAGGTGATGCTTGGCCTCGCACTTTGCAAGGTTGGATGCTTTTGCCGGGTATAGGTCGTACAACTGCTGGAAGCATTCTTTCTAGTGCGTTTAATTTGCCTTTCCCCATACTTGACGGGAATGTTCGACGTCTTTTGACGAGATTAACTGGATGTAAAGAACCCCCTTCAAAATCAGTTGATTCGAGGCTTTGGCGATTGAGTTTTTTGTTGTTGGATAAGGAACGACCACGGGATTTCAATCAAGCTCTAATGGATCTTGGAGCTTTAGTTTGCACGTCACGTAATCCAAAATGTTCTTTATGTCCTCTTGTTGAAAGGTGTTTTGCGTACTCTATTGGCCAGCAAAGTAGTTTCCCAGTGAAAATGGAATCAAGAAGGTTGTCCATTCAAGTGATAGGCGTAGGAGTGATTTTTAATCAGAGGGGGGAAGTCCTTATTGATCAGAGAAAGAATGATGGATTGTTGGGAGGGATGTGGGAATTCCCGGGAGGAAAGCAAGAACAAGGCGAACCGATTAAATCAACAGTTTCGCGAGAAATCATTGAGGAACTTGCGATTACCGTTGAAGTTGGCGAAGAATTAATTTCTTTTGCTCATGCTTATAGCCATAAAAGATTGCGATTTGTGGTTCATATTTGCGAATATGTTAGTGGAGAACCAAAGCCACTAGCCAGTCAACAAGTTCGATGGGTTGAGCCTAAATCTCTTAATAAGTATCCATTTCCAGCTGCTAATACAAAGATTATTGATGCGTTAATGAATTATATAAAATCCATATAATTTTTTTATTAGCTTTAATTTATCCCTTATATTAAAGTTTATTTGTCAGTGACTAGAACTTTGCCAGTTGTTGCCTGCCTTGGTGAGGCATTAGTGGATCGCTTAGGACCCTTAGGTGGAGATCCATTAATAGATAAACCTGTTATTGATTGTTTTGGTGGTGCACCAGCCAATGTTGCATGTGGTCTTGCAAAATTAGGGACCAATGTTGCTTTTATAGGCCGTTTAGGTAGTGATGTTATATCAGATAAATTTAGGAATCTAATGAAAATTAGAGGTGTTAATATAATTGGATTACAGACTGATTTCAAGAGACCTTGCCGGATTGTATTAGTACGTAGAAGCAACTGTGGAGAGAGGACTTTTAATGGGTTTGAAGGAGATCAGGGTGATGGTTTTGCTGATCAAGCACTTGATATAAATCAATTAAAAGAGACATTCCAGATACTGTCTAAAAAGGTTTCCTGGTTGTTAATAGGATCTATTCCTTTGGCGAGTCCAATATCTCGAGAGGCTTTACATTGGATTGTTGATATGGCTATTAAACAAGGGATTAATATTGTATTTGATGTGAATTGGCGGCCAACTTTCTGGAATCCCAATATGGATCCAACTACAGGACCAAATTTGCTTTCTATAAAAGAGATTACATATCTTTTTGAGTGCGCATCTTTGCTAAAACTTGCTAGAGAGGAGGCGCTATGGTTTTTTGAAAATGATGACCCTAAAAAGATATCATTATCCTTATCAAAAAAACCTGATGTGGTTATTACAGATGGTGCCAGACCTATTAATTGGTTTTTGGGTGGTAACTCTGGTCAAACAGCAACAATAGTACCAAAAGTTGTTCAAGATACTACGGGAGCAGGTGATGCTTTTATGGCAGGATTTCTTCATAAATTAGCTTTAGACTCTTATTCTGAAAATAAAACTATTGACTTCCATGAAGTTGTTCGTTTTGCAGCCGCATGTGGTGCGATTACATGTTCTGGATCTGGAGCAATTGACCCTCAACCCACTCAGGCTGAAGTAGAGAAATTTTTGAATTTTATTTGAGGTCTTTTTAAATATGCTCTACGACCACCATTTGGTTCGTATTGTATTTCTATGACTAATGCTTCAACTAAGTTTAGGCTTAATCTTTCGGGCCATTCTACTACTATGATTGCTCTTTTTGCTTTGGCCTCTTCTTCCTCTTGCAGGAACAATTGATTGGCTGAATCAATATTTTCGATTCGATATAGGTCTAAATGTATTAACGCAAAGGTTTCTCCTTGGTAATGTTGTGAAAGGGCAAATGTCGGGCTTGTAATGGGTTCATATATTCCTAATCCCAAGGCAAGACCTTGAACAAGAGAGGTTTTTCCAGCCCCAAGAGGTCCTTTAAGGAGGAGAATTCCAACATTGTCGAGTTCTGAAACAAGAGATTCTCCAAGTTTTTTTGTACTGGCTAAATCTTTGAGGATTAAACCTTTATCAGTAGATTGGCTCTTAGGTGATTCGGAAGCCTTTGAGCTTTCGTCGTGTTTCTCTTTCACATTTTCCTCTCAAGAGCTCTAACCATGGTGGCAGCGAAAGTCTCAAATTCCCTAATTCAGCAAACCCCTAATTTCGTTGTCGCGGACATGGAATTAGCCGACTTTGGACGGAAGGAGCTTGCAATAGCTCAAACTGAGATGCCTGGTTTAATGGCCCTTAGGTCGAAGTATGGGGATGAACAGCCTCTTAAAGGAGCGCGTATTGCTGGAAGTTTGCATATGACCATTCAGACAGGAGTTTTAATTGAAACTCTTGTCTCGTTAGGTGCGGAGGTTCGTTGGGCTTCGTGCAATATTTTTTCTACACAAGATCATGCTGCTGCGGCTATTGCTGCTACAGGAGTCCCCGTTTTTGCTGTCAAAGGTGAGACTTTAGAGGAGTATTGGAAATATACACACCATATTCTTGAATGGGGTGATGGAGGCTCACCCAACATGATTTTGGATGATGGAGGTGATGCAACTGGGTTGGTAATGCTTGGATCGAAGGCAGAATCAGAACCTGCTGTATTGGATAACCCGAATAATGATGAAGAGGTCGCATTATTTGCTTCTATTCGAAGCAAATTAAAGGAAGATTCATCTTTTTATTCACGAATTAAAAGGACTATTCAAGGTGTAACCGAAGAAACCACAACGGGTGTGGCACGCCTCTATCAGATGCATAAACGAGGTGAGTTAGTTTTCCCAGCGATTAACGTTAATGATTCAGTTACTAAAAGTAAGTTTGATAATCTTTATGGGTGTAGAGAGTCCTTAGTAGATGGAATTAAACGAGCTACTGATGTAATGGTTGCAGGCAAAATTGCTCTTGTATTGGGCTACGGAGATGTAGGGAAAGGTTCAGCTCAATCCTTGAGAGGATTGGGTGCAACTGTCATGATTGCTGAAATTGATCCAATATGTGCTCTTCAGGCTTCAATGGAGGGTTATCGGGTTGTAAGATTGGAAGAAGTAGTTCAAGATGTAGATATTTTTGTTACTGCAACTGGAAATTTTCAAGTAATACGACATGAGCATTTGATTCGCATGAAGGATGAAGCTATTGTTTGTAATATTGGTCATTTTGATAATGAGATTGATGTAGCTTCATTGAAGAATTATGAGTGGGAATCAATAAAGCCTCAAGTAGATCATATAACTTTGCCGAGTGGAAATAAAATTATCCTTCTTGCTGAAGGTAGATTGGTAAATTTAGGTTGTGCAACAGGTCATCCAAGTTTTGTAATGAGCAATTCATTTACGAATCAGGTTTTAGCCCAAATAGAGTTGTTTACTAAAAAAGATAAATATGAAAATCGAGTTTATGTATTGCCAAAGCATCTTGATGAAATGGTTGCTCGATTACATCTTGATAGGATTGGAGCAAGGTTAACTGAGTTAACAGAAACTCAAGCCAAATATATAAGTGTTCCCGTTGAAGGTCCTTATAAGCCAGATCACTATAGATATTGACAACTTGATAGGAATTAAGGCATGGATTTCTCTGATTTTATTTCGCAATTACCTCAATTAATTGGACAAGCTGTTGCAGCCAATCAATGGATGGGATATTTGGCAATTTTTTTGGCAATGTTTCTTGAAAACTTATTCCCGCCAATTCCCTCTGAATTGATAATGCCACTAGGTGGATTTTATGTTCATCAAGGTCAATTGCAGCTTTTCCCTGTTGTTCTTGCTGGTTTATTAGGTACTTTGCTCGGAGCTTTTCCCTGGTATTACATTGGCCGATTTGCAAATGAAGAACGCTTAGAAGCATGGTTAAGGCGAAATGGTCGTTGGATTGGCATTAGTCCTGATGAGTTGTCAAGGAGTAGAAGCTGGTTTAGTCGATATGGTTCTTTATTAGTTTTTTGGGGAAGATTAGTTCCAGGTATTAGAACATTAATTTCTGTGCCTGCAGGAATAGAACTAATGCCATTGAGCCCATTTTTACTTTGGACAACGGCAGGGAGTTTTATTTGGACATTACTTCTTACCCTCGCAGGATTTGCGTTAGGTGAGAGTTATAGTTCTGTTGAAACTTGGATTGAGCCTGTTTCTAAGATTATAAAGACTTTGCTTGCAACTTTATTAATAATTTCCTTTTGTTGGTTGATCTTTCGAGCTTGGAATAGAAGAAATAATAATCATTGATTATTTTTTTGCCTTATTAAAAAGGCACTTCGTCTTGATTCGGAGAATTACTGTAGCCACTTCCCTCTTGGTCCCTTTTCGAACCCATTAGTTCTAGGCGTTCAACACGAACTACAGGCTTACTTCTTTCTTCACCATTATTTTTGTCATTCCAGCGATCCAATTTAAAGCTGCCAACAACACCAATTAGTGAACCTTTTTTAACGTAGTCAGCTGCAACTTGTGCTTGTTTTCCCCAAATTTCTAGGTTGAACCAGTCTGGTTCTTCGTCGCGACTTCTTCGATTAACAGCCAAGGTTAGGTTCGCGACAACGCTACCTGATTCGAAGTACCTAACGTCAGGGTCTCTGCCTGCCCGACCGACTAATGTGACGGAATTAACACTCATTTCTCAAAAAGGTAATGGTGATTTTATTAATAATGGGGGAATTTACAGTCAAATAACTATAGGAGTTTTATCTATTAAAGCTTTACTTCATTGGGTTTAATTCCAACTGCCCCTATGATTCGCCGGATTGGCTCTTTCACTCGTGTTTTTTAGACGCTTCAAGCTATCCAGGGATATTGGTATTGACCTGGGGACAGCGAATACTCTGATTTACGTATCAGGGAAAGGAATTGTCCTTCAGGAGCCCTCTGTTGTTGCAATGGATTTAGAGGAAGGGGTTCCGTTGGCTGTTGGTGATGATGCCAAGTTGATGCTTGGTAGGACACCAGGCAATATTCGCGCTGTTAGACCTTTGCGTGATGGTGTTATTGCTGATTTCGATGCAGCTGAACAGATGCTTAAAAGCTTTATTCAGAAATGCAATGAAGGTAGAGGAATTATTGCTCCCCGTTTAGTAGTTGGCATACCTAGTGGAGTCACAGGTGTTGAACGACGGGCTGTAAGAGAAGCTGGTATGGCAGGTGCTCGAGAGGTTCATTTAATCGATGAACCTGTTGCAGCAGCCATTGGCGCAAAGTTGCCTGTTACTGAACCTATAGGCACGATGATTGTTGATATTGGTGGGGGGACTACTGAAGTTGCTGTAATGAGTTTGGGAGGAACAGTTTTAAGTGAGTCGGTTCGCGTGGCTGGAGATGAGATCAATGATTCGATAGGAACGTATCTAAAGAAAGTTCATAATCTTGTTGTTGGAGAGCGCACGGCTGAGGAAATTAAAATTCGTATTGGATCAGCTTTTCCTGACAATGAGTTTGATTTGCAATCAATGGATGTGAGGGGTCTGCATATGCTTTCTGGCTTACCACGCTCGGTAAATCTTCAAGCTGGTGATTTACGTGAGGCTATGGCTGAGCCACTAAACAAAATTGTTGATGCAGTAAAAAGAACTCTTGAACGCACCCCTCCTGAGCTTGCTGCTGACATTGTTGATAGAGGCATCATGTTGGCTGGTGGTGGAGCTTTAGTAAGGGGGATAAGTGATTTAGTTAGCCATGAAACCGGGATCTTTACCCATGTAGCAGAAGACCCTTTGCTTTGTGTCGTAAATGGATGTGGCCAAGTCTTGGAGGACTTCAAGAGGCTTAGGCGGGTTCTTGATACTCCTGAATTTGCTAGGTCTGCTGTTAAGAACTGATTTAGATGAGAGCTCAGTTGTGGCGAGCTTCTCAGCGTTGGCGTTTGTTACGTCGTTTAGCTCCTTGGTTATTTTTAACTACAGCTCTTGTTGCAGTTCGATTTACCAAGGGTGCTGTTTTTTCTGATTTCTATGCATTATTTACAAAACCATTTTGGCCTGGTCAGGCTCAAAGGGAATGGATTGAAGGCGCCTTAAAGGTAGAACAAAAAGCGAAATTAAATTTGCTTCAGCAGGAAAATGATCGCCTTAAGTTATTGCTTTCTTTGGATAGTAAGACTAAAGCTAAAGGACTGATTTCTGCAGCAGTTATTTCTCGTAGATATGGAGGGTGGTGGCAACAATTAGAAATTGGTAAGGGACTATTGAATGGAATAGCTAAGGATGATGTAGTCATTGGTCCAGGTGGACTAGTTGGGAGAGTTAGTAGTGTTACGCCAGTAACCTCTCGAATCCTTTTATTAACTTCTCCTGCTAGCAAAGTTGCAGTTTGGGTGTCTAGAAATCAGCAACATGGGATGTTGATCGGTAATGGAACTAATCGACCTCAATTGGTTTTCTTAAATACTGAACCAAAGGTTGCGCCAGGAGATCTTGTGAGTACTTCACCAATCAGTACTTTGATGCCTCCTAATCTGCCTGTAGGAGTCATTCAATCTATTGATGCTGGTGCGTTACCTTCTCCGATAGCAAATGTTCAATTGATTGCCCCTCCTGAAGCTATTGATTGGGTTCAAGTCAGGACGCGCTGATGCTCAAGACTTTTTATAAGACTTCTTGGTGGCTGTCATTGTTGACAGTCCCTTTTTTAACTCTCTTGGCTCCTAAGTGGTTAAGTGTTGCAGGAGTGGGACCTTGTTGGGCTGTGTTGTGGTTATTGCCATGGTCTCTTGAAGAAGGCATGTTTGCCGCTGTCATGGCTGGGTTTTTTCTTGGTTTGTTATTAGATGCACTTAGTGTTGGTGGAGCAACCCTTATGCCTGTATTAATGGCACTTGGTTTCTGGTGGGGTTGGTTAGGAAGATATGGATCAGTGATTGAGGGGACATTAAATTTGGGTCTTCTGGCTTGGTTGGGATCAGTTTTTTCTAGTCTTAGTTTATTGGTACAGATTGTACTTTTCCATCATGATCATCCGAGTAATATAATTATTAGTTGGGCATGGCAAACCTTAATCATTCAATCTGTTCTAACAGGTTTGTCTGCACCATTGATAAGTTCTGGGTTTTTGGTGTTGTTAAGACGAAGGAAGTTGAGAAAAAGCTTTAATTCGGATGCTTAGAATATTCATATTTTTTGAACTTCTAAAAAAGATTTTTTGCTGTTCTTGTTTTCGAAGGATATTGAGTATGATTCTTTGAAAGATTTCAAGAACTGTTTCGAGATTCAGCTAATCAAGGATGAGGCTAAAGATTAAGGGGAATGCAGACCTAACAAGTCTCATGAGAAATTAGTTGAAAAATTAAGTATAAATACGTAAGTGTAAAACCTTAAAAAATTTGGAAAAAGGCTTCTTTTTGATCTTTTTAGCGCCTTTTGATTTTGTCGAAAGTATATAGTTGATTTTCTTTATGAGGAATTGCTGATGCGTGGGGGCGGTTCATCCCATTTAGAAAGCATTAATAGCTCAGCTGATCAGAAGGGCCCAGTGAACCCAAAGGCCACTCTTTTGGTGGTTGATGACGAACCAGCTGTATTACGTGTTCTAGTAACTCGCCTTCAGTTAGCCGGTTACAAGGTTTTGTCCGCTGAGGATGGTGAACAGGCACTAGAAGTATTTCATCGGGAGTCACCTGATTTAGTTGTGCTAGATGTGATGCTTCCAAAATTAGATGGCTTCGCAGTTTGCAGAAGACTTCGAGCAGAGTCATGTGTTCCGATTATTTTTTTAACAGCCTTAGAGGCAATCTCAGAAAAAGTTGCAGGTTTAGATTTAGGAGCTGATGATTACCTTTCAAAACCATTTAGCCCTAAAGAATTAGAAGCAAGGATTGCAACTATTCTCCGCAGGGTAGGTCCTGGGACTTCAATTGCAGAGCCCCGAGAACTTCCAGTAGGTCAAGGAGTTCTCAGAGTGGGTGATTTAGTAGTTGATACGAATCGAAGGCAGGTAAGTAGAGCTGGAGAACGTATTGGATTGACCTATACCGAATTTAGTTTGTTAGAGCTTTTGTTTAGAGAGCCAGGACGAGTAGTGCCAAGAGCAGAGATTCTTGAACAGTTGTGGGGCTATCCTCCACGTCGTGCTGCTGATCTCAGAGTTGTTGATGTTTACGTTGCAAGACTGAGAGGAAAGCTTGAGCCAGACCCAAGAAATCCAGAATTAATTCTTACGGTACGAGGTATTGGTTACGCTTCTCAAAGAATGGGTGAATTCCCTGCGGTTATAGCCAGTTGATAAACCCATTGGTCAATGGCTTTTATTTGTCCAATTAACCGGCAATATTACGCCCGTGTGCTTTGAAGGCCTTGTCTGATCTTCGTGAGACCCGTCTTGAAAAGTCTCAAACCCTTAGGGATTTAGGAAAGGGTCCATATGCAATGCGTTTTAAAAAAACGCATTCTGCTTCTCAATTACAAGAAGATCATATTGACCTTGGTAAAGGCCAAGAGCTTGATTTAGAGGTTGCTATAGCCGGTCGGGTTATGGCTAGGCGAGTTTTGGGGAAACTGGCTTTTTTTACACTTGCTGATGAGACAGGGCAAATACAGCTTTTTTTGGAGAAGGCAATCCTTGAATCCGTGAGTTCTAAAGGGGAGAAATTAAATGCTTTTAAAGAGCTAACAACCCTTGTAGATGTAGGAGATTGGATAGGTGTGTATGGAACTTTAAGAAGAACTGATAGAGGTGAACTCTCTATCAAGGTAAGGAAATGGGAAATGCTCAGTAAATCATTACAGCCTCTGCCTGATAAATGGCATGGTTTGTCCGATGTCGAGAAGCGCTACCGGCAAAGATATTTGGACTTAGTTGTTTCTCCTCAATCTCGTGAAACTTTTAGAAGGCGTGCACTTACGGTGAGATCTATTCGCCGATGGTTAGATAAACGAGAATTTTTAGAGATTGAGACACCTGTTTTGCAGTCAGAGGCGGGAGGTGCGGAGGCCAGACCTTTTGTAACTCATCACAATACGCTTGATCTCCCTCTTTATCTTCGAATTGCTACGGAGTTGCATCTTAAAAGGTTAGTTGTGGGTGGTTTTGAGCGTGTTTATGAACTAGGTAGAATCTTTCGTAATGAAGGAGTTAGCACAAGACACAATCCTGAATTCACATCTGTAGAGATTTATCAGGCTTTTGCTGACTACATCGACATGATGAAACTTACCGAAGAGTTGATTTCTTCAGTTGCTTTAGATGTTTGTGGGTCAACAAAAATTTCCTATCAGGGAAATGTGATTGATTTGTCATC includes:
- the tsaE gene encoding tRNA (adenosine(37)-N6)-threonylcarbamoyltransferase complex ATPase subunit type 1 TsaE gives rise to the protein MKEKHDESSKASESPKSQSTDKGLILKDLASTKKLGESLVSELDNVGILLLKGPLGAGKTSLVQGLALGLGIYEPITSPTFALSQHYQGETFALIHLDLYRIENIDSANQLFLQEEEEAKAKRAIIVVEWPERLSLNLVEALVIEIQYEPNGGRRAYLKRPQIKFKNFSTSA
- a CDS encoding rod shape-determining protein MreD, with amino-acid sequence MLKTFYKTSWWLSLLTVPFLTLLAPKWLSVAGVGPCWAVLWLLPWSLEEGMFAAVMAGFFLGLLLDALSVGGATLMPVLMALGFWWGWLGRYGSVIEGTLNLGLLAWLGSVFSSLSLLVQIVLFHHDHPSNIIISWAWQTLIIQSVLTGLSAPLISSGFLVLLRRRKLRKSFNSDA
- the ahcY gene encoding adenosylhomocysteinase, producing the protein MVAAKVSNSLIQQTPNFVVADMELADFGRKELAIAQTEMPGLMALRSKYGDEQPLKGARIAGSLHMTIQTGVLIETLVSLGAEVRWASCNIFSTQDHAAAAIAATGVPVFAVKGETLEEYWKYTHHILEWGDGGSPNMILDDGGDATGLVMLGSKAESEPAVLDNPNNDEEVALFASIRSKLKEDSSFYSRIKRTIQGVTEETTTGVARLYQMHKRGELVFPAINVNDSVTKSKFDNLYGCRESLVDGIKRATDVMVAGKIALVLGYGDVGKGSAQSLRGLGATVMIAEIDPICALQASMEGYRVVRLEEVVQDVDIFVTATGNFQVIRHEHLIRMKDEAIVCNIGHFDNEIDVASLKNYEWESIKPQVDHITLPSGNKIILLAEGRLVNLGCATGHPSFVMSNSFTNQVLAQIELFTKKDKYENRVYVLPKHLDEMVARLHLDRIGARLTELTETQAKYISVPVEGPYKPDHYRY
- the mutT gene encoding 8-oxo-dGTP diphosphatase MutT, which produces MDTIISFKYVRERVLDWWAVYGRHDLPWKKASDQFDLKPSHEQTTCELDPYRIWIAEIMLQQTQVGVMLPFWKRWMDAFPNVSLLAEAPLEEVLLIWQGLGYYRRAHSIHRASMNLKGDAWPRTLQGWMLLPGIGRTTAGSILSSAFNLPFPILDGNVRRLLTRLTGCKEPPSKSVDSRLWRLSFLLLDKERPRDFNQALMDLGALVCTSRNPKCSLCPLVERCFAYSIGQQSSFPVKMESRRLSIQVIGVGVIFNQRGEVLIDQRKNDGLLGGMWEFPGGKQEQGEPIKSTVSREIIEELAITVEVGEELISFAHAYSHKRLRFVVHICEYVSGEPKPLASQQVRWVEPKSLNKYPFPAANTKIIDALMNYIKSI
- a CDS encoding carbohydrate kinase, which encodes MTRTLPVVACLGEALVDRLGPLGGDPLIDKPVIDCFGGAPANVACGLAKLGTNVAFIGRLGSDVISDKFRNLMKIRGVNIIGLQTDFKRPCRIVLVRRSNCGERTFNGFEGDQGDGFADQALDINQLKETFQILSKKVSWLLIGSIPLASPISREALHWIVDMAIKQGINIVFDVNWRPTFWNPNMDPTTGPNLLSIKEITYLFECASLLKLAREEALWFFENDDPKKISLSLSKKPDVVITDGARPINWFLGGNSGQTATIVPKVVQDTTGAGDAFMAGFLHKLALDSYSENKTIDFHEVVRFAAACGAITCSGSGAIDPQPTQAEVEKFLNFI
- the mreC gene encoding rod shape-determining protein MreC encodes the protein MRAQLWRASQRWRLLRRLAPWLFLTTALVAVRFTKGAVFSDFYALFTKPFWPGQAQREWIEGALKVEQKAKLNLLQQENDRLKLLLSLDSKTKAKGLISAAVISRRYGGWWQQLEIGKGLLNGIAKDDVVIGPGGLVGRVSSVTPVTSRILLLTSPASKVAVWVSRNQQHGMLIGNGTNRPQLVFLNTEPKVAPGDLVSTSPISTLMPPNLPVGVIQSIDAGALPSPIANVQLIAPPEAIDWVQVRTR
- a CDS encoding DedA family protein; this translates as MDFSDFISQLPQLIGQAVAANQWMGYLAIFLAMFLENLFPPIPSELIMPLGGFYVHQGQLQLFPVVLAGLLGTLLGAFPWYYIGRFANEERLEAWLRRNGRWIGISPDELSRSRSWFSRYGSLLVFWGRLVPGIRTLISVPAGIELMPLSPFLLWTTAGSFIWTLLLTLAGFALGESYSSVETWIEPVSKIIKTLLATLLIISFCWLIFRAWNRRNNNH
- the rpaB gene encoding response regulator transcription factor RpaB encodes the protein MRGGGSSHLESINSSADQKGPVNPKATLLVVDDEPAVLRVLVTRLQLAGYKVLSAEDGEQALEVFHRESPDLVVLDVMLPKLDGFAVCRRLRAESCVPIIFLTALEAISEKVAGLDLGADDYLSKPFSPKELEARIATILRRVGPGTSIAEPRELPVGQGVLRVGDLVVDTNRRQVSRAGERIGLTYTEFSLLELLFREPGRVVPRAEILEQLWGYPPRRAADLRVVDVYVARLRGKLEPDPRNPELILTVRGIGYASQRMGEFPAVIAS
- a CDS encoding single-stranded DNA-binding protein; its protein translation is MSVNSVTLVGRAGRDPDVRYFESGSVVANLTLAVNRRSRDEEPDWFNLEIWGKQAQVAADYVKKGSLIGVVGSFKLDRWNDKNNGEERSKPVVRVERLELMGSKRDQEGSGYSNSPNQDEVPF
- the lysS gene encoding lysine--tRNA ligase, with protein sequence MSDLRETRLEKSQTLRDLGKGPYAMRFKKTHSASQLQEDHIDLGKGQELDLEVAIAGRVMARRVLGKLAFFTLADETGQIQLFLEKAILESVSSKGEKLNAFKELTTLVDVGDWIGVYGTLRRTDRGELSIKVRKWEMLSKSLQPLPDKWHGLSDVEKRYRQRYLDLVVSPQSRETFRRRALTVRSIRRWLDKREFLEIETPVLQSEAGGAEARPFVTHHNTLDLPLYLRIATELHLKRLVVGGFERVYELGRIFRNEGVSTRHNPEFTSVEIYQAFADYIDMMKLTEELISSVALDVCGSTKISYQGNVIDLSSPWRRATMHELVQEATGIDFNTFSDQRDSAAAAMQSIGLNVPEAADTVGRLLNVAFEEAVEPNLIQPTFVLDYPIEISPLARPHRNKHGLVERFELFIAGRETANAFSELIDPIDQRERFEVQQLRRQAGDLEAHGVDEDFLQALEVGMPPTGGLGIGIDRLVMLLTDSPSIRDVIAFPLLRPDSRT
- a CDS encoding rod shape-determining protein, coding for MFFRRFKLSRDIGIDLGTANTLIYVSGKGIVLQEPSVVAMDLEEGVPLAVGDDAKLMLGRTPGNIRAVRPLRDGVIADFDAAEQMLKSFIQKCNEGRGIIAPRLVVGIPSGVTGVERRAVREAGMAGAREVHLIDEPVAAAIGAKLPVTEPIGTMIVDIGGGTTEVAVMSLGGTVLSESVRVAGDEINDSIGTYLKKVHNLVVGERTAEEIKIRIGSAFPDNEFDLQSMDVRGLHMLSGLPRSVNLQAGDLREAMAEPLNKIVDAVKRTLERTPPELAADIVDRGIMLAGGGALVRGISDLVSHETGIFTHVAEDPLLCVVNGCGQVLEDFKRLRRVLDTPEFARSAVKN